The Blattabacterium cuenoti genomic sequence AGACATAGGAAAAAAGAAATACGAAAATAGAGAAATAGATATAGATATTTTATTTTATGATGATATGGTTATATTTAGTTCTATTTTGTCTATTCCACATCCTTTATTACACATGAGAAAATTTGTTTTAGAACCTATGTGTGAAATTAATCCGAATAAAAATCATCCTATATTTAATTTAACAATTATAGAAATATTGGGAGTATGCACTGATAATCTAAATATCAGAAAATTATCAAATTGAGTTTCTTTTCAAGCATAAAAAAAATAATTTGTGTGTATAAAAAAGTCTCTTTTTTTCATTTTTTTCGTTATCATGTTCTTTTTTTCTGATTCTATTTTTGTGAATGCAAACAACGAAAAAAAAGAAAATAAAGATTTTTTTGAAAAAAAAAATAATTCTGTATTTGAAAGTATTATAAAGTACAAATCTGATATACAGGAGTATAATATAAAAGATGGAAAATCTTATCTAAAAGGAGATGCATCTATAAAATATGATGATATAAAAATTCAGGCAGATTTTATTGAATTCAATTGGAAAAATGGAGATTTATACGCAATTCAGAAAGAAAAATGTGCTTTTTTACAAAAAAAAAATCAAAAATACTATTTTAATAATCTTCATATTAATTTAAAAAGTAAAAAAATAGAGGCGAAAGATTTTTTTATAAAAAGAATAAATTACATGATCACAGCAGATAGTATTGAAAAAAACGATCAAAATATGAGTTTAATGAAAAAAATTAGATATACATCAGATCCTTTTTTTTTAGAAAACAAAGATAATGATCCAGATTTTTATTTAAAAACAAATTTTTTAAAATATCATCATATTAAGAAATATATTTTTTCTGGTCCCGTTTTCTTTTATTTATATAAAGTACCAATGCCTATATTTTTACCTTTTCTATATTTACCTGTAAAAGAAAACAAATATGGAATAATATATCCAAAAATTGGAATTCAAAACAAAAAGGTTTATTTAGAAGATGTAGGATTATTTTTTCCAATTTTTAAATTTCTAAATTTCAGAATATTAAGTTCTATATACAATTCTGATAATTGGAGATTTAAAACAAGAATGGAATATAAATTGAAACATTCTTATAACGGATTTTTCGATATAAATTACAAATTTATATCGAAACAAAAATTGAATTATCAATTTCAATGGGAACATAATCAAGATTATAAATCAGATTACGATACAAATTTCAATGCAAAAATTAATTATAATAATATAGAAAAAAGCGATAATGAATTTCTTTCATATTTGAGTGTAAGAAAGAAATTTTCTAATTTTTTATTATTCATGGATGCTTATATGTTTCAGCAAAATAGTAACAATAATCAAGTAGGAACAAAATTTGTAATTCCTGAATTTATTTTTCATATGAAAAACATGCCATTTAGCAATAAAAAAAACTTTTTTTTACGTTTTCTAAGCATAGAAAATAAAATATCGATTTATAATTTTGTAGATTGTTTTCACAAATATAAAAAAGTGTCATTGAACACTGGATTTAATCAAAAAATGAGTATTTCCACTTATTTTTCTTTTTTCGATTCTTATTTGAAAATTTCACCTAAGATTCTTTATGATGAATTTTATACATGGGAATTTCATCAGTTTTCCGTTTTAAACTTTCGAGAGATAGATTTTTCAACAGATGTAATATCTATTCCATTCTATTTCAATAAAATTTTAGGAATAAAAAGAAATTCCATTTTTTTGAGTCATAAAATAGAACCTGTGTTATCTTTTTATATCAGATATTTTCCTGATACTTTTTATAATAAAAAAAATCATTCTGAGAAAAGAATGGATTTTATATTGAATAATGATTTTTATTTGAAAATAAAAAATGTATTTGATAAAAAACTAAAAATAATCAATAATTTTAGATCTTCATTTATAGTTAACAATAATTCTATGAAATGGGATAATTTTCATGTTGAAGGATATACAGATTGGATAGAAGGGTTAGGAGTGAAATATAAAGGGGGTATAAACTCCGTAAAAAAAAATGAGAATATGAATAAAACAACGTATTTTGATTTTTCTTTTTTTTGTAGTTATGAAACTAATTTAGCATCCGTAAAAAACGGATATAATAAAAAGAGAGGAAAAATTCGTTATGATTATTTTTTATTTGATAAAAATAATTATGCAAATTATCCTATCCCATTTAGTTTTAATATTGATTATCATTCTAGTTATGAAAATTATGTCAATCAAGAAAAATCATTTAAAACTTTTTTAAGTATAAGTGGATCTGTGAATATTACAAAATATTGGAAAATTAATATCAATACAAATTATGATTTATTGAAAAAAAAAATAATATTAGCAAATATTATTTTTTATAGAGATTTAAGAAGCTTTGAAATGAGTTTTAACTGGGTTCCTTTGGAAACTCCTTCTTGGAATTTTTTCATTGGTATAAAAGATCCATACCTAAGAAATATCATACAATATAATGAAAAAAACTAAATTAAAATTAATATGATCCTCAAGAAATTTTCAATAGAACAAATTCCATCTTATGGCCCATACAACACATGTGTACTTGTAGGTAATTTTTTATTTGTTTCTGGACAAATAGCAGTAGATCCAAAAACTGGAAAATTAATTTCCGATCTTATAGAAGTTGAAACAAGAAATATAATGGAAAATTTGAAAATTATTCTTTCAAAGAATGGAATAGGATTTCAAGATGTTATTAAAACTTCTATTTTCGTGAAAAATATGAATCATTTATCCAAGATAAATGATATATATTCTGATTTCTTTCATAAAGGAAATTATCCAGCTAGAGAAACTATCCAAGTTTCTGGATTACCAAAAAACGCAAATGTAGAAATATCTTTAATTGCATATAAAGATTAAATATTTACTATTTACGTTGATTTCATTGTGAAATATTCTTTTTTATTCTTTTTTTTTATTTCATTTTTGAATCAAATATATTCCGAAAATATACATTTGGTTCATGCTGATTTAATACAAAAAAATAATAACGATGATACTATTTTTTTAGTAGGAAACGTTTATTTTAAATATAAAAAATATCATCTTTTTTGTGATCAAGCAATCTATCATAAAAAAAATAATAGATTACATGGATACGGAAATGTTCAATTGAAACTAGAAAAAAATAAAATAGTTTCTCGAGAAATAGATATAAAAAATAATTTTTCTCATTTCAAATTTTCAGGAGAGGTTTCTTTGTTTATAAAACATATAAAATTAACAGCTGATACAATTAATTATGATTTAAGAAAAAAATTTCTTCAAGCTGTTAACAATGTTGTTTTTCTTTTCAATAAATTGAAGTTAAACACAAACATGTTAGAATATGATTTTATAAAAAATCAAATTTTTTATAAAAAAAATAGTATAATTCATTATGAATCCTATATCATACATAGTAAAGAAGGTTATTTTTTTCCTAATAAAGAGAAAGCAGAATTAAAAAATGGAATTAAATTAATTGGTGATAATTATACTGTATATGCAAATTTTTTAGAATATTTTTTAAAAGAAAAAAAAATAAATTTTGACCATTATGCTGTTATAGTACAAAATGATAAACCAGATAATTTTATCTTTTTTAAAAAATCGTTATTTTTTATACGAAAAAAAACATTTTTATTCGAAAAAAATATTCGAATTCATTATAATGAAAAGATTATAAAAGGAAAATATTTTTTTCTTGATCAAAAAAAAAAATATGGATTTATTAAAAATTTTTTATTGGAAGATTTTAAAAAAAAATATTTCTTAATAAGCGGATATGGAGAGTTTGATTTCAACAATTATTCTTTAATTTTAAAAGAAAATCCAAAAATAGTCAATGTCTCAAAAAAAGATTCTTTTCTTATTAATTCAAACATTTTAAAAATAAATTTAAAAAAAAATTCTGAATATTATCTTCAAGCTTTTTCTGTTAAAAGTTTCTTTTTGAATGAATCTATTCAAGGAAAATGTAATGTTTTGAATTATGAGTCATCACATGATTATATACAATTTAATGGAAATCCTATTTTTTGGTTTCAAAACAAACAAGTAACTGGTGAGTCTATTTATATCTATTTTTTGAAAAAAAAAGAATATTTTGTGAAATCCATAAAAATTATAAAAAATGCTTTTTATATAGAGAAAATAAATTCAAAAGAATTTAATCAAGTACAAGGAGATATTATTTCTGGTTTTTTTGATCAAGAAAATACTTTAGAAAAAATTTTAATTCAAGGAAATATTAAGAGCATTATTTTTCTTTCTGAAAATGAAATGAAAGAAAAAAGATTAATTAACAAATCTTCTTGTGGAATGTTATCTTTGTATTTAGATAAAGAAAAAAAAATCAATAATATTTTTTGTGTAAAAGAATCTTATTCAGAATTAATCCCTTTATCTAAAAAAACTCCAAATGATTTTCTTTTTCTTTCAAAATTCTCTTGGAGAGAGAAAGAAAAACCAGAAAAAAATAAAAACTTTTTTGTTTACAAAACAATAGAAAAATATAAAAAAGAAAATTCTTTTGAAGAAGAAAAAATAAAACAAATCATAAAAAACATAACTCAATTCTTATGAAAGAATTAGAAGAGGATTTTTTTCAATATCAAACTCAAATTAACCCTTCTCCTATGAAAATCGTAGTTGATTATGCTGATGGAAACTATATTTATGGAAAAAATGGTCTAAAATATTTAGACTTTGTAGCAGGGGTTTCCGTTAATGTATTGGGACATAGAAATAAAATGATAAGAGAATCCATAAAAAAACAAGTAGATAAATATCTACATACTATGGTATATGGAGAATTTATACAAAGTCCTTGTGTAAATCTTTGCAAGAAGATAGCTGAAAATACTCCTAGTCCATTGACCAGTACTTATTTGGTGAATTCTGGAACGGAAGCAGTAGAAGGTGCTTTGAAATTAGCTAAGTGTTATACTGGTAGGGAGGAAATTATTTCCTGTAAATGGGCATATCATGGTAGTACTCACGGATCTATGAGTATAATGGGAAATGAAAAAAATAAAAGACCTTTTAGACCTCTTATTCCTTTAGTTAAATTTATAAAATTTAATAATGTAGAAGAAATAACTTCTTCAATATCAGAAAAAACATCTTGTGTAGTTTTAGAAACTATTCAGTGTTCTAATGGAATTGTGCTTCCTGATAATTCTTTTTTAAGAAAAGTAAGAGAAGAATGTTATAAAAAAAAGGCTTTAATGATACTTGACGAAGTTCAAACTGGATTTGGAAGGACAGGAAAGCTTTTTGCTTTTGAACATTATGGGATAGTTCCTGATGTTTTAATAATGGGGAAAGGAATGGGAGGAGGGATGCCTATTAGTGGGTTCACTTCATCTGAAAAGATTATGAAAACTTTTTGTGATTCCTTTCCATTAGGACATTTAACTACTTTTGGAGGGAATGCTGTAGCGGCTTCTGCTTCTTTAGCTACTTTAGAACAACTAGTAAATTCTAATATAATGGGAAAAGTTCTTCTTAAAGAAGAACTTTTTAGAAAAAATTTAGTTCATGATGAAATAAAAAGTGTAAATGGAAAAGGACTGATTTTATCTTTTGAATTAAAAGACGAAAATTCAGTAGAAAAATTATTACAGAATTGTATTAATAAAGGATTGATTTTATTTCGTTTTTTATTTCATAGTCATTTTGTACGTATATCTCCTCCATTGACTATCACAGATAAAGAAATAGAAAAAGGATGTTCTATAATTATTGAAAGCTTAAATCAATTAAAAAAAAAATAATGTAATTGAGATTTTTTATTGAATTATCTTATAATGGTAAATATTTTTATGGATGGCAAGTCCAAAAACAAGTAAGCACGGTAGAAGGACATTTAGAATATTGTTTATCTAAATTATTAAAAAAATCTATCAATGTAATAGGTGCTGGAAGAACAGATAAAGGAGTACATGCAAAACAAATGTTTGCACATTTTGATTATGATTATGAAGAAATAATCATCAATAACAAAAAATTGTTGGAAAAATTGAACATTTTCTTGCCAAGATCTATTAATATATTAAATATTTTTCCTGTAAAAGAAAATGTTCATGCAAGATTCAATGCTATAAAAAGGACGTATAAGTATTATTTAACACGTGAAAAAAATCCATTTTATCAGGATTTTTCTTGGTATTGTTTTTACCCATTAAACATTCGAAGTATGATTACTGCTTCTAGAGAATTAATTAAATATCAAGATTTTAGTTCTTTTAAAAAAAAAAGTAGCTCTGAAAAAGGAAATAATATATGTCAAATAAGTCATGCTTGTTGGTCTGTGAATAATAATATTTTATGTTTTACTATTGAAGCTAATAGATTTCTAAGATCTATGGTTAGGTCTATTATTGGAACGCTTATTAACGTTGGAAGAAATAAAACTACTCTTAGTGAGTTTATAGAAATCATAGAATCCAAAAATTCTAATTTTTGTAAACCAATAGTCCCTGCATCCGGTCTTTTTCTTACGAAAATTCTTTATCCAGAAGATATTTTTTTATGAAAAAACAATTCAAAAGGAAGAGATATTCCTTAAAAGAACTTATTAAAATTAGTTTAGATTATAAGTTAACACTAATAGCAACAATAACTACTTCTATATTAATATCTTTTATTTCTTCTTATCGTCCTAAGATGATACAAAAAGCTATAGATGTTCATATTCTTTATAAGGATTTTTTTGGATTGAAAAATATATTGATGTTAATTATTATTCTTCTTTTCTTGGAGAGCATTTTTCATTTTATTTTATTATACCTTTCCAATGTATTGTCTCAAAATGTAATTGAAAGAATTAGAATTCTTTTATTTGAAAGATTGCTTCATTTTAGAAACTCTTTTTTTAATAAAACTCCAATAGGAAAATTGGTATCTTATACAGTATCAGATATAGAAACTATAGCTGTAATATTTAATGATGGAATATTACTCGTTTCTGGAGATATTTTAAGAATTGTTATGATTACAGTAATGATGTTTACCGTACATAAAAAATTGTCTTTTATTGTTTTTTCTTCTATTCCCTTTATGTATGTCATTACTCGATTTTTTCAAAAAACACTAAAAAAAACGTTTCATAAAGAACGAGTACAAACTTCTCTTTTGAATAGTTTTCTGCAAGAAAATATTATAGGTATGCATGTTATTCAGCTTTTTAATAAGGAAAAAGAAGAATATTCAAAATTTGAATCTATTAATAAAAAATTAATGCATGCTCATTTTAAAACTATTTTTTATTTTTCTATTTTTTTTCCTATAGTAGAAATTGTTTCTGCATTGACAATAAGTGTTGTTATATTTTATGGAGGTATTTATGCAATTGAAAAAGAAAACATAAAACCAGGACAAATTATCGCTTTCATTTTTTTCATTTATCTTCTTTTTCGCCCTATGCGACAAATAGCGGATCGATTTAATATTATACAAAGAGGAATAGCTGGTATAGAAAGAATATTCTCTATATTAAATTCTGATGAATTTATTATTAATAAGGGAAACTTACGTTTAAAAAAACTAAAAGGACATATTGTATTTAATAATGTTCATTTTTCATATATTGAGAATGAAATAGTTTTGAATGGAATTTCTTTTGAAATTTACCCTGGAGAAAAAGTTGCCATAGTAGGATCTACAGGGTCTGGAAAATCTACAATTACTCATTTAATATCCAGATTATATGAAATCAATAAAGGTTATATTTCTATTGATGGATATCCTATTCAAAATGTGGAATTACAAAATTTAAGATCTCATATAAGGGTTGTTACTCAAGATACTTTTTTATTTAATGATTCCATCATAAATAATATTACATTAGGAGATTCTTCCATTAGTATTGAAAAAATAAAAAATATGGCAAAAAAAATTGGAATTCATAATTTTATAAAATCATTACCTAATGGTTATCAATATATTGTGAAAGAAAGAGGGGAATTATTATCTCTTGGAGAAAAACAATTAATTTCTTTCTTAAGAGTTCAAATGCATCCTTATTCTATACTTATATTAGATGAAGCTACAGCTTCTTTAAATAAGGAATTAGAAAAAATGATTTATAATGCTACAGATTTTCTAACTAAACAGAAAACTTCTATTATTATTACCCACCGTCTTTCTACATTAGAGAATGCTGATAAAATATTAGCTATTAGAAAGGGATGTATTGTGGAGAAAGGGACTCATCAAGAATTGATTCAACTTAATGGATATTATGCTTCTTTATATAAAGAATCTTTTAAGAAAAAAAATTAAGTATACTTGATATAAGTTCTTTTGAATGTTTCTTTTGACCAGTTTTTTATCACTTCTTTTTTTTTCATGTTTTTTACAATATTTTTTAATATTGTGTAATCCTTTTCAAAAGAAATAGGACGAGATGGAATAACATCTAATAATTTTACTATGAAAAATGCTTCTTTCCCATTTATAATTTCCTGATAAGGTTTGGAAACTTTACCTACTTTTAAAAAAGTTAATATTTTTTTCATATTTTTTGATAGTTCATTTTCTTGCACCCAAATTTTATTCCATATTGAGTAGTTCACTATTGAATTATTTTTTTCCTTTTCCATAATATTTTCAATGTTTGCATTAGATATTTTTTTTGGAATTGAGTCTACAAATAATTTTGCTTTTCTTAATTCGTATTTTGTATAATTAGGCTTAATGAAAATATGCCTTATATCTACTTCATCTTTTCTTTTTTTTTCTAACTTAATTAAATGAAACCCGGAAGATGTTTCTACAGGATTTGATATTTCTTTTTCTGATAATGATTGAACTACATTTTTTAATTCTTTTGGAAGACTATCTACTTTCACTCCTTGAATTAAACCACCATTTAAAGATGAATAGGTATCTTCAGAATATAAAATAGCTTGTACAGAGAAATCTATATCAGAATGTATTTTTCTCTTTAAATTATTTAATAATTCGATATTTTTTTTTCTGTTAATTGAACTTAATTTTGGATAAAAAACTATATAAGAAATGCACATTTTTTTTGGAATTAAAGGGATTTGATTACTTTTTTTAGTAAAAAAATATTTGACTTCTCTAGGTGAAATTTCTACATCATCCGTTTTTTTTCGATAAAATTTTTCTATATACTGATTATTTTTAATTCTTTCTTTTAATTTCTCAATAAATTCTTTATTTCTAATTTGTATCGAAAATTCTTCTTGATTTGCATAATTTTTACTAATTTCTGATAATAACTCTTGAGTTTTTAATTCTAATTCTCTGTCGCTTATTTGTATACTATTATCTTTTTTTGCGTAGTAAAGCATTAATTTTTCAATCAAAAGATCATCTACAAAATTTTTTTTGTTATCATGTTTTTCAGTTTTTATTTCTGAATCTAAAATAATCTCATTTCCTACTATAGCATATATTCCTCCTAATTTTTCAAATGAAAAAGAAAAAGGAAAATAAATGAAAAAGAAGAATAAAAAAAAAGAATATCTTTTGAATATCATAATTGTGAAAATACAGGTTGTATATTTTTATAATAATACAAAAAAATTATAATATAATGACTTTATTAGCTAAAAACTTATATAAAAAATATAAAAATAAATATGTGGTTAATAATGTTTCTTTTAAGTTAAATAAAGGAGAAATAGTTGGATTAATTGGTCCTAATGGAGCTGGGAAAACGACCTCTTTTTATATGATTGTAGGAATAATTAAACCGGATAAAGGTAAAATACTTCTTCATAAAGAAGATATTACAAAAAAACCAATGCACCAACGTTCTAAGAAAGGAATAGGGTATTTATCTCAAGAACCCTCTATATTTAGAAAGTTATCTGTAGAAGATAATATCTTATGCATATTAGAAATGCAAAGAAAATTTTATAAAGAAAGGAAAAAAATAACAGAGAAATTGATTGAAGAACTAGGATTACAAAATATCCGAAATCATAGGGGAGATCTTCTTTCTGGAGGAGAAAGAAGACGTACGGAGATTGCAAGATGTCTTGCTATAAATCCTGAATTTATTTTTTTAGACGAACCTTTTTCTGGAATCGATCCAATAGCTATAGAAGAATTACAAAAAATTCTTCTTTCTCTAAAGAGAAAAAATATAGGTATATTAATTACAGATCATAATGTACAAGAAACTTTTACGATAACAGATAGAATCTATCTAATGTTTCAAGGAGAGATTTTAAAACATGGATCTACTGTAGAAATAATGCAAGATTCTGTAGTAAAGAAAGTTTATTTAGGAAATCGTTTTTAAAAATAAAAAAATATAAAGAAATAAAAATGAATCATCGTTTTAAAGGTCCAGAAGTTGGATTATTTCTTAATGGAGAACCTCCTGTTTTTTTAAAAGAAAAATTTTCTTTTTATAAAAAAATTTTTGCGGCAGATGGAGCTTTTTATTACTTAAGTAAATCAGGTATTTCAGTAGATTATATTATAGGAGATTTAGATTCTATTAAAAAAATTCCTTCGGAGAACAATTTTTCTATTATTTATGATCAAAAATATACTGATTTTGATAAATCTTTGAATTTAATTCATAAAAAAGGATTTTTTAATATCAATGTTTGGGGAGCAAGTGGAAGAGAACAAGATCATTTTCTGGGAAATTTATCTACAGCTTTGAAATATAAAAAAAAATTATCCATCATATTTCATGATAAATATCATTCTTATTTTTTTTCTGATAAAAAAACATTTTTTTATCAGAAAAAAAATAAGAAGGTATCTTTATTTCCTTTTCCAGAAGTAAAAGAACTGCATACTCATGGTCTCAAGTATCCTATTCACAAAGGATTTTTAAAAATAGGTAAGAATATAGGAATAAGAAACGAATCTAATGGGGAGAAAATTGAAATAACTTATAAAAAAGGAGAATTACTAATTTTTTTAGAAAAATAAAAATTTCCCATTATAATTTTCATTTAAAACGAAAAAAAGTTCAATTTTTCAATCATTTTTCTTATATGATTAGAAGATTTAATTAAAAGACATTTTTCATTTTCATTTAATTTTAAATCTATGATTTTTTCTATTCCAGATTTTCCTAAAATAACTGGAACTCCCAGATATATATTTTTTAAATTATATTCTCCTTTTAAAAAGGCTGAACATGAAAAAATACGTTTAGAGTCTTTTAAAATAGCTTCTATCATTTGTACAACAGAAGCACCTGGAG encodes the following:
- a CDS encoding thiamine diphosphokinase; this translates as MNHRFKGPEVGLFLNGEPPVFLKEKFSFYKKIFAADGAFYYLSKSGISVDYIIGDLDSIKKIPSENNFSIIYDQKYTDFDKSLNLIHKKGFFNINVWGASGREQDHFLGNLSTALKYKKKLSIIFHDKYHSYFFSDKKTFFYQKKNKKVSLFPFPEVKELHTHGLKYPIHKGFLKIGKNIGIRNESNGEKIEITYKKGELLIFLEK
- a CDS encoding putative LPS assembly protein LptD encodes the protein MFFFSDSIFVNANNEKKENKDFFEKKNNSVFESIIKYKSDIQEYNIKDGKSYLKGDASIKYDDIKIQADFIEFNWKNGDLYAIQKEKCAFLQKKNQKYYFNNLHINLKSKKIEAKDFFIKRINYMITADSIEKNDQNMSLMKKIRYTSDPFFLENKDNDPDFYLKTNFLKYHHIKKYIFSGPVFFYLYKVPMPIFLPFLYLPVKENKYGIIYPKIGIQNKKVYLEDVGLFFPIFKFLNFRILSSIYNSDNWRFKTRMEYKLKHSYNGFFDINYKFISKQKLNYQFQWEHNQDYKSDYDTNFNAKINYNNIEKSDNEFLSYLSVRKKFSNFLLFMDAYMFQQNSNNNQVGTKFVIPEFIFHMKNMPFSNKKNFFLRFLSIENKISIYNFVDCFHKYKKVSLNTGFNQKMSISTYFSFFDSYLKISPKILYDEFYTWEFHQFSVLNFREIDFSTDVISIPFYFNKILGIKRNSIFLSHKIEPVLSFYIRYFPDTFYNKKNHSEKRMDFILNNDFYLKIKNVFDKKLKIINNFRSSFIVNNNSMKWDNFHVEGYTDWIEGLGVKYKGGINSVKKNENMNKTTYFDFSFFCSYETNLASVKNGYNKKRGKIRYDYFLFDKNNYANYPIPFSFNIDYHSSYENYVNQEKSFKTFLSISGSVNITKYWKININTNYDLLKKKIILANIIFYRDLRSFEMSFNWVPLETPSWNFFIGIKDPYLRNIIQYNEKN
- the lptB gene encoding LPS export ABC transporter ATP-binding protein: MTLLAKNLYKKYKNKYVVNNVSFKLNKGEIVGLIGPNGAGKTTSFYMIVGIIKPDKGKILLHKEDITKKPMHQRSKKGIGYLSQEPSIFRKLSVEDNILCILEMQRKFYKERKKITEKLIEELGLQNIRNHRGDLLSGGERRRTEIARCLAINPEFIFLDEPFSGIDPIAIEELQKILLSLKRKNIGILITDHNVQETFTITDRIYLMFQGEILKHGSTVEIMQDSVVKKVYLGNRF
- a CDS encoding peptidylprolyl isomerase, translated to MIFKRYSFFLFFFFIYFPFSFSFEKLGGIYAIVGNEIILDSEIKTEKHDNKKNFVDDLLIEKLMLYYAKKDNSIQISDRELELKTQELLSEISKNYANQEEFSIQIRNKEFIEKLKERIKNNQYIEKFYRKKTDDVEISPREVKYFFTKKSNQIPLIPKKMCISYIVFYPKLSSINRKKNIELLNNLKRKIHSDIDFSVQAILYSEDTYSSLNGGLIQGVKVDSLPKELKNVVQSLSEKEISNPVETSSGFHLIKLEKKRKDEVDIRHIFIKPNYTKYELRKAKLFVDSIPKKISNANIENIMEKEKNNSIVNYSIWNKIWVQENELSKNMKKILTFLKVGKVSKPYQEIINGKEAFFIVKLLDVIPSRPISFEKDYTILKNIVKNMKKKEVIKNWSKETFKRTYIKYT
- a CDS encoding ABC transporter ATP-binding protein, which gives rise to MKKQFKRKRYSLKELIKISLDYKLTLIATITTSILISFISSYRPKMIQKAIDVHILYKDFFGLKNILMLIIILLFLESIFHFILLYLSNVLSQNVIERIRILLFERLLHFRNSFFNKTPIGKLVSYTVSDIETIAVIFNDGILLVSGDILRIVMITVMMFTVHKKLSFIVFSSIPFMYVITRFFQKTLKKTFHKERVQTSLLNSFLQENIIGMHVIQLFNKEKEEYSKFESINKKLMHAHFKTIFYFSIFFPIVEIVSALTISVVIFYGGIYAIEKENIKPGQIIAFIFFIYLLFRPMRQIADRFNIIQRGIAGIERIFSILNSDEFIINKGNLRLKKLKGHIVFNNVHFSYIENEIVLNGISFEIYPGEKVAIVGSTGSGKSTITHLISRLYEINKGYISIDGYPIQNVELQNLRSHIRVVTQDTFLFNDSIINNITLGDSSISIEKIKNMAKKIGIHNFIKSLPNGYQYIVKERGELLSLGEKQLISFLRVQMHPYSILILDEATASLNKELEKMIYNATDFLTKQKTSIIITHRLSTLENADKILAIRKGCIVEKGTHQELIQLNGYYASLYKESFKKKN
- a CDS encoding aspartate aminotransferase family protein, giving the protein MKELEEDFFQYQTQINPSPMKIVVDYADGNYIYGKNGLKYLDFVAGVSVNVLGHRNKMIRESIKKQVDKYLHTMVYGEFIQSPCVNLCKKIAENTPSPLTSTYLVNSGTEAVEGALKLAKCYTGREEIISCKWAYHGSTHGSMSIMGNEKNKRPFRPLIPLVKFIKFNNVEEITSSISEKTSCVVLETIQCSNGIVLPDNSFLRKVREECYKKKALMILDEVQTGFGRTGKLFAFEHYGIVPDVLIMGKGMGGGMPISGFTSSEKIMKTFCDSFPLGHLTTFGGNAVAASASLATLEQLVNSNIMGKVLLKEELFRKNLVHDEIKSVNGKGLILSFELKDENSVEKLLQNCINKGLILFRFLFHSHFVRISPPLTITDKEIEKGCSIIIESLNQLKKK
- a CDS encoding Rid family detoxifying hydrolase, whose translation is MILKKFSIEQIPSYGPYNTCVLVGNFLFVSGQIAVDPKTGKLISDLIEVETRNIMENLKIILSKNGIGFQDVIKTSIFVKNMNHLSKINDIYSDFFHKGNYPARETIQVSGLPKNANVEISLIAYKD
- the truA gene encoding tRNA pseudouridine(38-40) synthase TruA — its product is MRFFIELSYNGKYFYGWQVQKQVSTVEGHLEYCLSKLLKKSINVIGAGRTDKGVHAKQMFAHFDYDYEEIIINNKKLLEKLNIFLPRSINILNIFPVKENVHARFNAIKRTYKYYLTREKNPFYQDFSWYCFYPLNIRSMITASRELIKYQDFSSFKKKSSSEKGNNICQISHACWSVNNNILCFTIEANRFLRSMVRSIIGTLINVGRNKTTLSEFIEIIESKNSNFCKPIVPASGLFLTKILYPEDIFL
- a CDS encoding OstA-like protein; this translates as MNQIYSENIHLVHADLIQKNNNDDTIFLVGNVYFKYKKYHLFCDQAIYHKKNNRLHGYGNVQLKLEKNKIVSREIDIKNNFSHFKFSGEVSLFIKHIKLTADTINYDLRKKFLQAVNNVVFLFNKLKLNTNMLEYDFIKNQIFYKKNSIIHYESYIIHSKEGYFFPNKEKAELKNGIKLIGDNYTVYANFLEYFLKEKKINFDHYAVIVQNDKPDNFIFFKKSLFFIRKKTFLFEKNIRIHYNEKIIKGKYFFLDQKKKYGFIKNFLLEDFKKKYFLISGYGEFDFNNYSLILKENPKIVNVSKKDSFLINSNILKINLKKNSEYYLQAFSVKSFFLNESIQGKCNVLNYESSHDYIQFNGNPIFWFQNKQVTGESIYIYFLKKKEYFVKSIKIIKNAFYIEKINSKEFNQVQGDIISGFFDQENTLEKILIQGNIKSIIFLSENEMKEKRLINKSSCGMLSLYLDKEKKINNIFCVKESYSELIPLSKKTPNDFLFLSKFSWREKEKPEKNKNFFVYKTIEKYKKENSFEEEKIKQIIKNITQFL